The Cellulomonas flavigena DSM 20109 DNA segment ACCCGAGACGATTGCGACGGCGATCCGCATCGGCAACCCTGCGTCCTGGCAGCAGGCCGAGGAGGCGCGCGACGTGTCCGGCGGCGTCATCGAGTCGGTGACCGACGAGCAGATCCTCGCCGCGCACCGCGTGCTGTCGGCCGAGGTCGGCGTGTTCGTCGAGCCCGCGTCGGCCGCGGGCGTCGCAGGTCTGCTGGCATGCGCCGAGCGCGGGCTGGTGCCCGCGGGTACGCGGGTCGTCGTCACGGTCACGGGTCACGGCCTGAAGGACCCGCAGTGGGCGCTGCGGACGGCGGACGGCGGCGAGGTACGGCCGCAGCGTGTGACGACCGACGTCGTGACGATCGCCGACGCGCTCGGCCTGGGCTGAGCCACCGTGCGCCTGCGTGCCGCGCACGTGCGGGTCCGCGTCCCCGCCACGTCCGCCAACCTCGGCCCCGGCTTCGACGCGCTCGGGCTCGCGCTCGGCCTGCACGACGAGCTCGAGGTGCGCGCGCTCGGCACCTCCGACGTGCGGGTCGAGGTCGAGGGTGAGGGGGCCGGGACGGTCCCCGACGACGAGACCCACCTGGTGGTGCGGGCGCTGCGCGTCGCGCTCGACCACGTCGGCGCACCGCAGACGGGCCTGCACCTGACGTGCCGCAACCGGGTGCCGCACGGGCGTGGTCTGGGCTCCTCGGCGGCCGCGGTGGTCGCGGGGATCCTCGCCGCGCGTGGTCTGGTCGCCGAGCCGGACGCGCTCGACGACGACACCGCGCTCGCGCTCGCCACCGAGCTCGAGGGGCACCCGGACAACGCCGCGCCGGCGATCCTCGGAGGCCTCACGGTCGCGTGGAGCGACGAGCCGGGTGCGGCCGGTCCCGGTGCGGTGCGGGCCGTGCGGCTCGCGGTGCACGAGGACGTCGCGCCCGTCGCGGTCGTCCCGCCCGGCCACCTGTCGACGCGCGCCGCGCGCGGTGTGCTGCCCGCGCAGGTGCCGCACGCCGACGCGGCGTGGCAGGCCG contains these protein-coding regions:
- the thrB gene encoding homoserine kinase, which translates into the protein MRLRAAHVRVRVPATSANLGPGFDALGLALGLHDELEVRALGTSDVRVEVEGEGAGTVPDDETHLVVRALRVALDHVGAPQTGLHLTCRNRVPHGRGLGSSAAAVVAGILAARGLVAEPDALDDDTALALATELEGHPDNAAPAILGGLTVAWSDEPGAAGPGAVRAVRLAVHEDVAPVAVVPPGHLSTRAARGVLPAQVPHADAAWQAGRSALLVEALGRNPELLFAATGDRLHQGYRREVMPASLALVDALRSRGVAAVVSGAGPTVLALARRGRDGTTDADAAIADAFGGVMAGWRVLPLDVDTAGASVTAVLD